In Puntigrus tetrazona isolate hp1 unplaced genomic scaffold, ASM1883169v1 S000001111, whole genome shotgun sequence, a single genomic region encodes these proteins:
- the LOC122341061 gene encoding tumor necrosis factor receptor superfamily member 14-like → MLHNLSEQLLLLSMNVVFCVAACNNAEYEVKGECCPMCDPGNRVYRPCDKFTSTTCYSCLEKTFTNAPNGLTECLPCSVCDQSNGLRVKKTCTLISDTACEPLPGYYCIESLSNCKNAMKHSSCSAGQYISRNGTEIRDTECEDCPSGSYSDGTICKWHTNCEALGKETIQKGTGSTDAECSNKTRSHSLTLILCGVWSALLMVIIAVIAKKKKKENVAVD, encoded by the exons ATGCTCCATAATCTATCAGAGCAGCTGCTCCTCCTCTCCATGAACGTCGTGTTTTGTGTGGCAGCATGTAATAACGCAGAATATGAAGTTAAAGGAGAGTGTTGTCCGATGTGTGATCCAG GAAATCGAGTTTATAGACCCTGTGATAAGTTCACGAGCACAACATGTTATTCGTGTCTCGAGAAGACCTTCACTAATGCTCCGAATGGATTAACTGAATGTCTGCCTTGTTCTGTCTGTGATCAAA GTAACGGTCTGAGAGTAAAGAAGACATGTACATTAATATCAGATACAGCGTGTGAACCGCTGCCGGGTTATTACTGTATAGAATCACTCTCCAACTGTAAAAATGCCATGAAACATTCATCCTGCTCAGCTGGACAATACATCAGCCGAAACG GAACAGAAATCAGAGACACGGAGTGCGAGGACTGTCCTTCTGGGTCATATTCAGACGGGACTATCTGCAAATGGCATACAAa CTGTGAGGCTCTTGGTAAGGAAACGATCCAGAAAGGAACGGGTTCGACTGACGCTGAGTGCAGTAATAAAACACGTTCTCATTCACTGACACTGATTCTGTGTGGAGTGTGGTCAGCGCTGTTGATGGTCATCATTGCAGTTAttgcaaagaagaaaaaaaaggaaaatgttgcAGTGGATTAA
- the LOC122341054 gene encoding tripartite motif-containing protein 16-like: MAEARFSQDELMCPVCLDLLKDPVTTSCGHSYCKSCITGCWDQEDQKRVYSCPQCRQTFSTRPALSRNTMLTELVEKLKKTKLSADCDAGAGDVQCDVCPGRKYRAVKSCLVCLESYCQTHFERHEEFHSRKPHKVTEATGRLQEMICQKHEKILEIFCRTDQTCICVLCTIIEHKNHDIIPAADQRTEKQKQLKETQKTLQQRIQQKEKDLQQLREAVESHKRSAQTAVEDSEKIFTEIIRSIERRRSELIRLIRDQEKQAVSRAEGRLERLEQEINDLRRRDAELEQLSHTQDHIQFLQSFQSLSAPPESTDVNDNVFMSLISLVDLRESVHQLGHKLEDFCKEELKKFSDRVTFSNIVPRTRNDFLRYSHQLTLDLNTVNKRLRLSENNRKITFTETDQSYPDHPDRFDYFCQVLCRESVCGRCYWELEWSEGVFISVSYKNISRKGEGDQCLFGYNDQSWSLECYPFRCSFRHNNTETDLPVKSISRRIGVFVDQGAGTLSFYSVSDTMSLIHTVQTTFTQTLYPGFLVDTGSSVKLC, from the exons ATGGCAGAAGCCAGATTTTCTCAGGATGAGTTGATGTGTCCAGTGTGTCTGGATCTCCTGAAGGATCCGGTGACTACTTCCTGTGGACACAGTTACTGTAAGAGCTGTATTACAGGCTGCTGGGATCAGGAGGATCAGAAGAGAGTCTACAGCTGTCCTCAGTGCAGACAGACCTTCAGTACAAGACCTGCTTTATCTAGAAACACCATGCTGACTGAACTGGTGGAGAAACTGAAGAAGACCAAACTCTCTGCTGATTGTGATGCTGGAGCTGGAGATGTTCAGTGTGACGTCTGTCCTGGAAGAAAATACAGAGCCGTCAAGTCCTGTCTGGTGTGTCTGGAGTCTTACTGTCAAACTCATTTTGAGCGGCATGAGGAGTTTCATTCACGTAAACCACACAAAGTGACCGAAGCCACTGGACGACTGCAGGAGATGATCTGCCAGAAACATGAGAAGATCCTGGAGATTTTCTGCCGCACTGATCagacatgtatatgtgtgctgtgtacaaTTATTGAACATAAAAACCATGACATTATACCAGCTGCAGACCAGAGGACAGAGAAACAG AAGCAGCTGAAGGAGACTCAGAAGACGCTCCAGCAGAGAAtccagcagaaagagaaagatctGCAGCAGCTGAGAGAGGCTGTGGAGTCTCATAAG CGCTCTGCTCAGACAGCAGTGGAGGACAGTGAGAAGATCTTTACTGAGATCATCCGCTCCATTGAGAGAAGACGCTCTGAGCTGATACGACTGATCAGAGATCAGGAAAAGCAAGCCGTGAGTCGAGCTGAAGGACGACTGGAGCGACTGGAGCAGGAGATCAATGATCTGAGGAGGAGAGACGCTGAGCTGGagcagctttcacacacacaggatcacATCCAGTTCCTGCAG agTTTCCAGTCTCTCTCAGCTCCTCCTGAATCTACAGACGTAAATGACAATGTCTTCATGTCTCTCATCTCTTTGGTTGATCTGAGAGAATCTGTTCATCAGCTGGGACACAAACTGGAGGATTTCTGCAAAGAGGAGCTGAAGAAGTTCTCAGACAGAG TTACATTCAGCAACATTGTTCCCAGAACCAGGAACGACTTCCTACGAT ATTCCCATCAGCTCACTCTGGATCTGAACACAGTGAATAAACGTCTCCGTCTATCTGAGAACAATAGAAAGATTACTTTCACTGAAACGGATCagtcgtatcctgatcatccagacagatttgattatttttgtcaggtgttgtgtagagagagtgtgtgtggacgctgttactgggagctGGAGTGGAGTGAAGGTGTGtttatatcagtgtcatataagaacatcagcaggaagggaGAGGGTGATCAGTGTTTGTTTGGAtataatgatcagtcctggagtttggaGTGCTATCCATTCAGATGctcattcagacacaataaCACAGAAACTGATCTTCCTGTGAAGTCCATCAGCAGAAGAATAGGAGTGTTTGTGGATCAGGgagcaggaactctgtccttctacagtgtctctgacacaatgagcctcatccacacagtccagaccacattcactcagacgcTCTATCCTGGGTTTTTGGTTGATACtggatcatcagtgaaactgtgttga
- the LOC122341053 gene encoding tripartite motif-containing protein 16-like codes for MAEARFSQDELMCPVCLDLLKDPVTTSCGHSYCKSCITGCWDQEDQKRVYSCPQCRQTFSTRPALSRNTMLTELVEKLKKTKLSADCDAGAGDGDVQCDVCPGRKYRAVKSCLVCLESYCQTHFERHEEFHSRKPHKVTEATGRLQEMICQKHEKILEVFCRTDQTCICVLCTIIEHKNHDIIPAADQRTEKQKQLKETQKTLQQRIQRKEKDLQQLREAVESHKRSAQTAVEDSEKIFTEIIRSTERRRFELIRLIRDQEKQAVSRAEGRLERLEQEINDLRRRDAELEQLSHTQDHIQFLQSFQSLSAPPESTDVNDNVFISVISLFELRVSVHQLRHKLEDFCKEELKKISDRVTFSNIVPRTRNDFLRYSHQLTLDLNTVNKHLRLSENNRKITYTDTDQSYPDHPDRFDYFRQVLCIESVCGCCYWELEWSGDVFISVSYKNISRKGEGVEFGSNDQSWSLECSSSRYIFRHDDNVTRLSVKPIISSRIGVFVDQVAGTLSFYSVSDTMSLIHTVQTTFTQTLYPGFLVGYGSSVKLC; via the exons ATGGCAGAAGCCAGATTTTCTCAGGATGAGTTGATGTGTCCAGTGTGTCTGGATCTCCTGAAGGATCCAGTGACTACTTCCTGTGGACACAGTTACTGTAAGAGCTGTATTACAGGCTGCTGGGATCAGGAGGATCAGAAGAGAGTCTACAGCTGTCCTCAGTGCAGACAGACCTTCAGTACAAGACCTGCTTTATCTAGAAACACCATGCTGACTGAACTGGTGGAGAAACTGAAGAAGACCAAACTCTCTGCTGATTGTGACGCTGGAGCTGGAGATGGAGATGTTCAGTGTGACGTCTGTCCTGGAAGAAAATACAGAGCCGTCAAGTCCTGTCTGGTGTGTCTGGAGTCTTACTGTCAAACTCATTTTGAGCGGCATGAGGAGTTTCATTCACGTAAACCACACAAAGTGACCGAAGCCACTGGACGACTGCAGGAGATGATCTGCCAGAAACATGAGAAGATCCTGGAGGTTTTCTGCCGCACTGATCagacatgtatatgtgtgctgtgtacaaTTATTGAACATAAAAACCATGACATTATACCAGCTGCAGACCAGAGGACAGAGAAACAG AAGCAGCTGAAGGAGACTCAGAAGACGCTCCAGCAGAGAATCCAGCGGAAAGAGAAAGATCTGCAGCAGCTGAGAGAGGCTGTGGAGTCTCATAAG CGCTCTGCTCAGACAGCAGTGGAGGACAGTGAGAAGATCTTTACTGAGATCATCCGCTCCACTGAGAGAAGACGCTTTGAACTGATACGACTGATCAGAGATCAGGAAAAGCAAGCAGTGAGTCGAGCTGAAGGACGACTGGAGCGACTGGAGCAGGAGATCAATGATCTGAGGAGGAGAGACGCTGAGCTGGagcagctttcacacacacaggatcacATCCAGTTCCTGCAG agTTTCCAGTCTCTCTCAGCTCCTCCTGAATCTACAGACGTAAATGACAATGTCTTCATTTCTGTCATCTCTTTGTTTGAACTGAGAGTATCTGTTCATCAGTTGAGACACAAACTGGAGGATTTCTGCAAAGAGGAGCTGAAGAAGATCTCAGACAGAG TTACATTCAGCAACATTGTTCCCAGAACCAGGAACGACTTCCTACGAT ATTCCCATCAGCTTACTCTGGATCTGAACACAGTGAATAAACATCTCCGTCTTTCTGAGAACAACAGAAAGATTACTTACACCGACACAGATCagtcgtatcctgatcatccagacagatttgattatTTTCGTCAGGTGTTGTGTATAGAAAGTGTGTGTGGATGCTGTTACTGGGAGCTGGAGTGGAGTGGAGATGTGtttatatcagtgtcatataagaacatcagcaggaagggaGAGGGTGTTGAGTTTGGatctaatgatcagtcctggagtttggaGTGCTCTTCCTCTAGATACATATTCAGACACGATGACAATGTGACTCGTCtctctgtgaagcccatcaTCAGCAGCAGAATAGGAGTGTTTGTGGATCAGGtagcaggaactctgtccttctacagcgtctctgacacaatgagcctcatccacacagtccagaccacattcactcagacgcTCTATCCTGGGTTTTTGGTTGGTTACggatcatcagtgaaactgtgttga
- the LOC122341051 gene encoding GTPase IMAP family member 8-like gives MAQSKADRSSPELDRPNMSDAPVQGLPDVSLSSRRIVLLGKSNVGKSAAGNTILGQRAFRSERMRSVSNKCSEAHGTVSGRSVSVVVTPAFFNTEMSPEQFAIEMSRSVYLSSPGPHAFLIVFPVNMRLTDQDEKIPQEIKMMFGREVLKYSIVLFTHGDQLKEPIEELIEENSRMRDIVDLCGGRYQVFNNRDIYNRKQVNDLLKKTDTMIEQNGGGHYTHQMLEDALRSRQEEEDQRLREEEQKRREIEERLREEERKRQEKKPVQEEIAEKPQTSEENRPKEEECRKQEEKGSGLKMEGTHLMPKVCLNLVLLGRTGAGKSSTGNTILGRQAFSSMESYRPVTQNIAAEVGHVCGLLIAVYDTPGFSGAELSKEELGKYEEVLQKCEADLCAFLLVLQPQRFTEEEKKTVEEVEALLGETLLKKTWIIFTRGDELEDENMKINHVINDNAFLKKLTQNYEGRWHVFNNKKKGQSDQVKSLITKIFQNNLKNLSRNPWQSIPISIQHSGVSFRRIMLLGKSGAGKSSAGNTILGKKEFESDSGSETRECSEKHGTVSGRSVSVVDTPGFFDSEMSSERLMNEIMRSVYLTSPGPHAFLIVFNVNMKITEQEEKIPQMIEMMFGEKVLKYSIILFTHGDQLKGKSMEQVFKENSRFRRVVDQCGGRYQVFDNKDRKNRKQVDDLQQRTDTMIEKNGGHYSDQMYEDAWKFRREEEQRQRVRKPEVNYSKALLYGAVAAGAVVGGALGVGAAVGAAVGAFVGGKAAAGFIDARKQREEEERRQQEEEEEG, from the exons ATGGCTCAGAGTAAAG CAGACAGAAGTAGTCCGGAGTTAGATCGTCCCAACA TGTCAGACGCACCAGTGCAGGGGCTTCCTGATGTCAGTCTCTCGTCCAGAAGAATCGTTCTTCTGGGTAAAAGTAATGTTGGGAAAAGTGCAGCAGGAAACACAATCCTGGGACAGAGAGCGTTCAGATCTGAGAGAATGAGATCAGTGAGCAATAAATGTTCAGAAGCACACGGCACTGTTTCAGGCAGATCTGTGTCTGTAGTCGTCACTCCTGCTTTCTTCAACACAGAGATGAGTCCTGAACAATTTGCGATAGAGATGTCGAGAAGTGTGTATTTATCCAGTCCTGGACCTCACGCTTTCCTCATCGTGTTTCCGGTGAATATGAGACTCACCGATCAGGACGAGAAGATTCCTCAGGAGATCAAGATGATGTTTGGTCGGGAGGTGTTAAAATACTCCATCGTCCTCTTCACTCACGGAGATCAGCTGAAAGAGCCTATAGAGGAACTCATCGAGGAGAACAGTAGAATGAGAGATATAGTTGATCTGTGCGGAGGCAGATATCAGGTGTTCAACAACAGAGACATATATAACAGAAAGCAGGTGAATGATCTACTGAAGAAGACTGACACAATGATAGAGCAGAACGGAGGAGGACACTACACTCATCAGATGCTTGAAGACGCTTTGAGATCcagacaagaagaagaagaccaGAGACTGAGAGAGGAAGAGCAGAAACGGAGAGAGATAGAGGAGAGATTGAGGgaggaagaaagaaaacgaCAAGAGAAGAAACCAGTGCAAGAGGAGATTGCAGAGAAACCCCAGACGTCTGAAGAAAACCGACCGAAAGAGGAGGAATGtagaaaacaagaagaaaaag GTTCTGGATTAAAAATGGAGGGAACACACTTAATGCCAAAAGTGTGTTTGAATTTGGTCTTGCTGGGAAGAACAGGAGCTGGGAAAAGTTCAACGGGAAACACGATACTGGGACGACAAGCTTTTAGTTCAATGGAAAGCTACAGACCCGTCACTCAAAATATTGCTGCAGAAGTCGGCCATGTTTGTGGATTACTGATCGCTGTTTATGACACGCCGGGATTTTCTGGCGCAGAGCTGAGTAAAGAAGAGCTCGGGAAATACGAAGAGGTTCTACAGAAGTGTGAAGCAGACTTGTGTGCGTTTCTCCTGGTTCTCCAGCCTCAGAGattcactgaagaagagaagaaaactgTGGAGGAGGTTGAAGCGCTGCTGGGAGAAACACTCCTGAAGAAAACCTGGATCATCTTCACCAGAGGAGACGAGCTGGAGGATGAGAACATGAAGATTAATCATGTCATTAATGATAACGCGTTCTTGAAGAAACTTACTCAGAACTACGAGGGCAGATGGCACGTGTttaacaacaagaaaaaaggGCAGAGCGACCAAGTGAAGTCTCTGataactaaaatattccagAACAACTTAAAGAACC TTTCCAGAAATCCCTGGCAAAGTATTCCCATCAGTATCCAACACTCCGGCGTGTCGTTTAGAAGGATTATGCTGCTGGGAAAAAGCGGTGCTGGGAAAAGTTCAGCTGGAAACACAATACTGGGAAAGAAAGAGTTTGAATCTGATTCAGGTTCAGAAACTCGTGAATGTTCAGAGAAGCACGGCACTGTTTCAGGCAGATCTGTGTCTGTAGTCGATACTCCCGGGTTCTTCGACTCGGAGATGAGTTCTGAACGTTTAATGAACGAGATCATGAGAAGCGTTTATCTAACCAGTCCTGGACCTCACGCTTTCCTCATCgtgtttaatgtaaatatgaagATCACTGAGCAGGAGGAGAAGATTCCTCAGATGATCGAGATGATGTTTGGTGAGAAGGTGTTAAAATACTCCATCATCCTTTTCACTCATGGAGATCAGCTGAAAGGAAAGAGCATGGAGCAAGTCTTTAAAGAGAACAGCAGGTTCAGGCGTGTAGTAGATCAGTGTGGAGGCAGATATCAGGTGTTCGATAATAAAGATcggaaaaacagaaaacaggtcGATGATCTGCAGCAGAGGACTGACACGATGATAGAGAAGAATGGAGGACACTACAGTGATCAGATGTATGAGGACGCTTGGAAATTTAGACGAGAGGAAGAACAGAGGCAGAGAGTGAGAAAGCCAGAAGTGAATTACAGTAAGGCTCTTCTCTATGGTGCGGTTGCTGCTGGAGCTGTTGTGGGTGGAGCTTTAGGCGTCGGAGCTGCTGTCGGAGCTGCTGTCGGAGCCTTCGTCGGCGGAAAAGCTGCTGCTGGATTCATTGATGCTCggaaacagagagaggaagaagagagaagacaacaagaggaagaggaagaaggcTGA
- the LOC122341055 gene encoding tripartite motif-containing protein 16-like, producing the protein MAEARFSQDELMCTVCLDLLKDPVTTSCGHSYCKSCITGCWDQEDQKRVYSCPQCRQTFSTRPVLSRNTMLTELVEKLKKTKLSADCDAGAGDVQCDVCPGRKYRAVKSCLVCLESYCQTHFERHEEFHSRKPHKVTEATGRLQEMICQKHEKILEVFCRTDQTCICVLCTIIEHKNHDIIPAADQRTEKQKQLKETQKTLQQRIQQKEKDLQQLTEDVESYKRSAQTAVEDSKKIFTEIMRSIKRRCSELIRLIRDQEKQAVSRAEGRLERLEQEINDLRRRDAELEQLSHTQDHIQFLQSFQSLSAPPESTDVNDNVFISFISLDDLRESVHQLRHKLEDFYKEELMKISETLTNIVPSTRNDFLQYSHQLTLDLNTVNKRLRLSENNRKITYNLTDQSYPDHPDRFDYFCQVLCRESVCGRCYWELEWSEGVFISVSYKNISRKGWGDECVFGSNDQSWSLECSSSSYSFRHSDKVTRLSVKPIISSRIGVFVDQGAGTLSFYSVSDTMSLIHTVQTTFTQTLYPGFLVGYGSSVKLC; encoded by the exons ATGGCAGAAGCCAGATTTTCTCAGGATGAGTTGATGTGTACAGTGTGTCTGGATCTCCTGAAGGATCCGGTGACTACTTCCTGTGGACACAGTTACTGTAAGAGCTGTATTACAGGCTGCTGGGATCAGGAGGATCAGAAGAGAGTCTACAGCTGTCCTCAGTGCAGACAGACCTTCAGTACAAGACCTGTATTATCTAGAAACACCATGCTGACTGAACTGGTGGAGAAACTGAAGAAGACCAAACTCTCTGCTGATTGTGACGCTGGAGCTGGAGATGTTCAGTGTGACGTCTGTCCTGGAAGAAAATACAGAGCCGTCAAGTCCTGTCTGGTGTGTCTGGAGTCTTACTGTCAAACTCATTTTGAGCGGCATGAGGAGTTTCATTCACGTAAACCACACAAAGTGACCGAAGCCACTGGACGACTGCAGGAGATGATCTGCCAGAAACATGAGAAGATCCTGGAGGTTTTCTGCCGCACTGATCagacatgtatatgtgtgctgtgtacaaTTATTGAACATAAAAATCACGACATTATACCAGCTGCAGACCAGAGGACAGAGAAACAG AAGCAGCTGAAGGAGACTCAGAAGACGCTCCAGCAGAGAAtccagcagaaagagaaagatctCCAGCAGCTGACAGAGGATGTGGAGTCTTATAAG CGCTCTGCTCAGACAGCAGTAGAGGACAGTAAAAAGATCTTTACTGAGATCATGCGGTCCATTAAGAGAAGATGCTCTGAACTGATACGACTGATCAGAGATCAGGAAAAGCAAGCAGTGAGTCGAGCTGAAGGACGACTGGAGCGACTGGAGCAGGAGATCAATGATCTGAGGAGGAGAGACGCTGAGCTGGagcagctttcacacacacaggatcacATCCAGTTCCTGCAG agTTTCCAGTCTCTCTCAGCTCCTCCTGAATCTACAGACGTAAATGACAATGTCttcatttctttcatctctttggATGATCTGAGAGAATCTGTTCATCAGCTGAGACACAAACTGGAGGATTTCTACAAAGAGGAGCTGATGAAGATCTCAG AAACACTGACCAACATTGTTCCCAGCACCAGGAACGACTTCCTACAAT ACTCCCATCAGCTTACTCTGGATCTGAACACAGTAAATAAACGTCTCCGTCTATCTGAGAACAACAGAAAGATTACTTACAATCTCACAGACCagtcgtatcctgatcatccagacagatttgattatttttgtcaggtgttgtgtagagagagtgtgtgtggacgctgttactgggagctGGAGTGGAGTGAAGGTGTGtttatatcagtgtcatataagaacatcagcagaAAGGGATGGggtgatgagtgtgtgtttggatctaatgatcagtcctggagtttggaGTGCTCTTCTTCCAGTTACTCATTCAGACACAGTGACAAAGTGACTCGTCtctctgtgaagcccatcaTCAGCAGCAGAATAGGAGTGTTTGTGGATCAGGgagcaggaactctgtccttctacagcgtctctgacacaatgagcctcatccacacagtccaaaccacattcactcagacgcTCTATCCTGGGTTTTTGGTTGGTTAtggatcatcagtgaaactgtgttga
- the LOC122340956 gene encoding proteinase-activated receptor 1-like, which translates to MPNYYKSEALYLSGGDDIVDLVPDYEEITARTESGNSSNLNLSKTTKDSFNISEESVNFLKGPLVTRIMPSLYIIIILISLPLNALALVAFTCRIREKKPAVIYMSQLACVDLLFALLLPLKIHYQLNASDWVFGEAACRVLTAAYYCYMYCSILLMMCMSVDRLLAVVFPVASLTWRSARKATCVCALVWMLTLAASAPLLSVSQTFKIKDVGVTCHDVLNHAEVYVYLFSILSCLYFFLPLVVTLVSYSAIIYVLTTTPNVSKTSSSDKKRRAVIMAIAVLSVFVICFAPTNGILFYHCVRLSTAGGTEEGKYYVIALCLGSASVFLDPLLYYYGSSQCREKISSLIWWRKNKTTLSNTKS; encoded by the exons ATGCCTAACTATTATAAGAGTGAAGCCCTGTATTTGTCTGGTGGTG ATGACATCGTTGATCTTGTTCCCGACTATGAAGAAATTACCGCACGTACAGAGTCAGGTAACAGCAGCAATCTGAATCTCAGCAAGACTACAAAGGACTCGTTCAACATCTCAGAGGAGTCTGTTAACTTCCTCAAAGGCCCGCTGGTCACACGGATCATGCCCTCGTtgtacatcatcatcatcctcattaGTTTGCCCCTCAACGCTTTGGCCCTGGTGGCGTTCACCTGCAGGATCAGAGAGAAGAAGCCGGCGGTGATCTACATGTCTCAGCTGGCGTGTGTGGACCTGCTCTTCGCCCTGCTGCTTCCTCTGAAGATCCACTACCAGCTGAACGCTTCAGATTGGGTGTTCGGTGAAGCGGCGTGTCGCGTGCTCACCGCAGCGTACTACTGCTACATGTACTGCTCCATACTGCTGATGATGTGCATGAGCGTGGACAGGCTGCTGGCCGTAGTGTTCCCCGTCGCCTCTTTGACCTGGAGGAGCGCAAGGAAAGCCACATGCGTGTGCGCGCTGGTCTGGATGCTGACGCTCGCTGCTAGCGCTCCTCTTCTCTCCGTATCGCAAACGTTCAAGATAAAGGATGTGGGCGTCACCTGCCACGACGTGCTGAATCACGCAGAGGTGTATGTGTACCTGTTCTCCATCCTCTCCTGCCTCTACTTCTTCTTGCCGCTGGTCGTCACTTTAGTGAGCTACTCTGCCATCATATATGTGCTCACCACCACGCCTAATGTCTCGAAAACATCATCTTCAGACAAGAAAAGGAGAGCTGTGATTATGGCTATAGCTGTGCTGAGTGTGTTTGTAATTTGCTTTGCACCAACCAATGGCATCTTGTTTTATCACTGTGTTCGTTTATCCACCGCAGGAGGCACCGAGGAGGGCAAATATTACGTGATAGCTCTGTGTTTGGGGAGCGCAAGTGTGTTTCTGGACCCTCTTCTCTACTACTATGGTTCGTCTCAATGCAGAGAGAAGATCAGCTCTCTGATCTGGTGGAGGAAGAATAAAACCACACTATCAAACACAAAAAGTTGA